The sequence below is a genomic window from Bradyrhizobium septentrionale.
ACGGGCCGGCGCACCGGCCGGCCCGGCCGCGCCGCGACATCGAGCACGCCGTCGTTGATCAGCGGCTGACCGCTGACCACGAGGTGCCGCACGCCCTCCGCCGGGCGGTTCATCGCGGAGAAGGTCGCGCGATCGCTCAAGGTCTCGAAGTCGAACACCACGACATCGGCGTCAGCGCCGGCCTGCAACCTGCCCTTGGCGCGCATCGCCGGCGTGCTCGCCGACAGAATCTCGGCCGGGATCAGCGCGCATTTGCGGATGCCCTCGAGCAGCGACACTTTTTGGCGCTCGCGCACCCATTCGCGGATGAAACGGGTGAAGCAGCCGGCCGAACGCGGATGCGAGGTGGCATCATCGGGCAGCGGCCAGGCGTCGCCGGTGTAGGGCCGGCCGTCCGACAGCGTCCACGGCATCGCGTCGGACGCGATCGCACCGCCCGGATACAGCACCGCCATGTCGAGCAGGTCGCGATGATGCTGGTTGTTCTCGATATCGAGCACATGCCACAGCACCAGCGTGGAGGGTTCTTCGGCTTGCGCCGCCAGCAGCTCCTCGCGGCTGCCGAAGCGATGACCGTCGGTCACGCGCTGCACCGAATCGTAGCCGAGGCCGTTGCGCTCCTCGAATTTGGGATCGCTGAAGAAGGTCGCCGCCAGCACGGTCGACCCGGTGCCATAGGGATAGGCCTCCACCGTGATCGGCAGGCCCTGCGCCTGCGCTTTTGCGATCAGCGCAACACAGCGTTCGATATCCGTCTTGCTCGAGGAGTTGAAATGGCAGATGTGCATATGCGCGCCGGTGGCGCCGGCATAGCCGATCAGGCGGATATAGGCCTCGGCCGCGCTCTCGGGATCGATGCGGGACATGTAGGCGACGTGGGTGAAGGTCGGCACCGCGTGATCAGCGGCGAGCTGGCACACCGCGGTCAGTTCCTGCACGCCGGCGCCCGGCGCATAGGCGTTGAGAATGCCGATGCCGATGCCGCCTTCGTTCAGTCCGTTGGCAAGGCGCTCGAGGATGCCGCCGACCTCGCCCTCGGTCGCCACGTTCTCGATCCAGCGGCGATCGCGCATCGCGGCGCCGAACGATTCCAGCGAGCTCTCCGAATTCGAGCCGGTCATCGCGCCGATCCGCGCGAAGGCCCAATTAGCGGCCGCGCCGTAGTTCAGCACCCGGCCCTTCTCGGCCTGGCGCTTGTACCAGGACGCAACCGGCAGCACGCCGGCCTCGAGGTCGAGCGATGTCGTCACGCCGTCGAAGGCCTGCATGC
It includes:
- a CDS encoding amidohydrolase family protein; translation: MGGLVISGGRVVDPASGMDAIGDVAVVDGRIAAVGTGLGGAERQIDATGLVVAPGFIDLHAHGQTIPADRMQAFDGVTTSLDLEAGVLPVASWYKRQAEKGRVLNYGAAANWAFARIGAMTGSNSESSLESFGAAMRDRRWIENVATEGEVGGILERLANGLNEGGIGIGILNAYAPGAGVQELTAVCQLAADHAVPTFTHVAYMSRIDPESAAEAYIRLIGYAGATGAHMHICHFNSSSKTDIERCVALIAKAQAQGLPITVEAYPYGTGSTVLAATFFSDPKFEERNGLGYDSVQRVTDGHRFGSREELLAAQAEEPSTLVLWHVLDIENNQHHRDLLDMAVLYPGGAIASDAMPWTLSDGRPYTGDAWPLPDDATSHPRSAGCFTRFIREWVRERQKVSLLEGIRKCALIPAEILSASTPAMRAKGRLQAGADADVVVFDFETLSDRATFSAMNRPAEGVRHLVVSGQPLINDGVLDVAARPGRPVRRPVAGG